From a region of the Phragmites australis chromosome 21, lpPhrAust1.1, whole genome shotgun sequence genome:
- the LOC133902870 gene encoding vacuolar protein sorting-associated protein 52 A-like: protein MAGVDEQQIEEHFGVFFSFDEDSESEDISLDDLEEELEEHKNYDALISILTSGEKQRDRATMVEGNLGYIEKALIQDYVEDSDNLVLLHDQIHDCDIILSQIGSLLSGFQVHIGSISSEIRSLQEKSLDIGLKLKNRKLVETKFAGFVEKIVAPPGLVNILFNGEINDGYAKSLEILSKKLKFVQVDPLINASKALKDITAELERLRQKALSKVSGHIIEIFFAMKKPGTNIQILQQNLLQKHRYLILFLKEHGSKTYDDVCASYVDTMNKVLSAYFRVYVEALERLKVDIGVSNDLIGYDTSIIDIITRRREYLRDHCFMFSLGERANILKEIDHPGLVPHISQVNCVKYPYEVIFRSLQKLLMDTASSEYLFIEAFFGEESLFYQVFEGPFGVIDQHLDLTLPNCHDGVCLMLMICITRKHQLVMSNRRLPCLETYFDKALIYLWPRFKKVFDMYLQSLYQCDVKMLWMDGTHPHHIVRCYVEFTASLVQLNAECGDGQLDMNLERLRSAVDDLLVRLTQNFTTPKLQHLFLLNNYDMAISVLKEAGDEAKKLQRHFEEKLESNMMSFVDDLLMEHFGDLLRFVRSRVSEDLIFYTERPNIADVESVVKNFAMKWRSALELMHNEIVTSCSNLLSGMAILKAAMAQLLNDYNRLSECVKKIPGGSALNRNLVSITSISYEIRKYSRTF, encoded by the exons ATGGCTGGGGTCGATGAGCAGCAAATCGAAGAAcattttggtgtttttttttcctttgatgAAGATTCTGAAAG TGAGGATATATCACTGGATGATTTGGAGGAGGAACTTGAGGAGCACAAGAACTATGAT GCACTAATAAGTATTTTAACCAGTGGTGAAAAACAGCGAGACAGGGCAACCATGGTTGAAGGCAACCTAGGCTATATTGAAAAAGCTCTGATTCAA GATTATGTTGAAGACAGTGACAACCTTGTTCTGTTGCATGATCAAATTCATGACTGTGATATTATTTTGTCACAAATAGGATCACTTCTCAGTGGGTTCCAG GTCCATATAGGTTCAATAAGCTCAGAAATTAGAAGCCTCCAGGAGAAATCCTTGGATATAGGTCTGAAGCTGAAGAATCGCAAG CTGGTTGAGACAAAGTTTGCTGGATTTGTCGAAAAGATTGTTGCTCCTCCTGGTTTGGTGAATATTCTTTTTAATGGAGAG ATAAATGATGGTTATGCTAAAAGTCTGGAGATTTTGAGCAAAAAGTTGAAATTTGTTCAAGTTGATCCACTGATTAATGCATCAAAAGCTCTGAAAGATATTACGGCAGAGCTGGAAAGGCTTCGGCAAAAGGCACTGTCCAAG GTTTCTGGTCATATCATTGAGATATTCTTTGCTATGAAAAAGCCTGGAACGAATATACAGATACTGCAACAAAATTTGCTTCAGAAACATAG GTATCTCATTCTCTTTCTTAAAGAGCATGGATCCAAGACGTATGACGATGTCTGTGCATCCTATGTCGATACAATGAACAAG GTGCTCAGTGCATATTTTCGTGTGTATGTTGAGGCATTGGAGAGGTTGAAGGTAGATATTGGTGTATCCAATGATTTAATTGGATATGATACCAGTATCATTGATATTATAACAAGGAGAAGAGAGTATTTGAGAGATCACTGTTTCATGTTTTCATTAGGTGAACGTGCAAACATTTTGAAG GAGATTGATCATCCTGGCTTGGTTCCTCATATATCTCAAGTCAACTGTGTTAAATACCCATATGAAGTTATTTTTAGGAGCCTTCAAAAGCTTCTGATGGACACTGCTAGCTCTGA GTATCTTTTCATTGAAGCATTCTTTGGAGAAGAGTCATTGTTTTATCAAGTTTTTGAAG GACCTTTTGGTGTTATTGATCAACATTTGGATCTTACTCTTCCAAATTGTCATGATGGGGTATGCCTGATGCTCATGATCTGCATAACTAGGAAACACCAG TTGGTTATGTCCAACAGACGGCTTCCTTGTCTTGAGACCTATTTTGATAAG GCTCTCATCTATCTCTGGCCACGTTTTAAGAAAGTGTTTGACATGTATCTTCAAAGCTTGTATCAGTGCGATGTGAAAATGTTATGGATGGATGGTACCCATCCACACCATATTGTAAGGTGCTACGTGGAGTTCACAGCATCCCTTGTTCAACTTAATGCTGAATGTGGAGATGGTCAG cttgatatgaacttggaacgCTTGCGGTCAGCTGTTGATGACCTACTTGTTAGGCTCACCCAAAATTTTACAACTCCCAAGCTGCAGCACCTGTTTCTCTTGAATAATTATGACATGGCTATTTCTGTcctgaag GAAGCTGGCGATGAAGCCAAAAAACTGCAAAGACATTTTGAAGAGAAGCTAGAAAGTAACATGATGTCTTTTGTG GATGATTTGCTCATGGAACATTTCGGGGATTTACTTCGATTTGTGAGGAGCCGCGTCT CTGAAGACCTGATATTTTACACTGAGCGCCCAAATATTGCTGATGTCGAGTCAGTTGTGAAGAACTTCGCCATGAAGTGGAGAAGTGCTCTGGAGCTCATGCATAATGAAATTGTTACTTCTTGCAGTAACCTTTTGTCTGGGATGGCGATTCTAAAAGCAGCAATGGCTCAGTTGCTAAATGACTACAACAGACTCTCAGAATGCGTTAAAAAAATCCCAGGGGGGTCAGCTTTGAACAGAAATCTTGTTTCCATTACCTCGATTTCATATGAAATCAGGAAATACTCAAGAACATTCTAG